In Micromonospora sp. WMMA1363, a genomic segment contains:
- a CDS encoding citrate synthase 2, translating to MADFKPGLEGVVAFETEIAEPDREGGSLRYRGVDIEDLIGQVSFGNVWALLVDGRFGPGLPPAEPFPVPVHSGDIRVDVQSAVAMLAPYWGLDQLLDISDEQAREDLARVSVTALSFVAQSARGLGLPAVPQKEIDKASTIVERFMKRWRGEPDPRHVKAVDAYFISAAEHGLNASTFTARIVASTGADSAACISSGIGALSGPLHGGAPSRVLNMLEAVERSGDAEGYVKGVLDRGERLMGFGHRVYRAEDPRARVLRRTARELGAPRFEIAEALEKAALAELQARRPDRVLATNVEFWSAVVLDFAEVPAHMFTSMFTCARMGGWSAHILEQKKLQRLVRPSARYVGPGPRKPHEVDGWDAVPHDV from the coding sequence ATGGCCGATTTCAAACCCGGACTGGAGGGCGTCGTAGCCTTCGAGACCGAGATCGCCGAACCCGACCGTGAGGGCGGTTCGCTGCGCTACCGCGGCGTCGACATCGAGGATCTCATCGGCCAGGTCTCGTTCGGCAACGTGTGGGCGCTGCTGGTGGACGGGCGCTTCGGTCCGGGCCTGCCGCCGGCCGAGCCGTTCCCGGTCCCGGTGCACTCCGGTGACATCCGCGTCGACGTGCAGTCCGCCGTCGCGATGCTCGCGCCGTACTGGGGCCTCGACCAGCTCCTCGACATCTCCGACGAGCAGGCCCGGGAGGACCTGGCCCGGGTGTCGGTGACCGCGCTCTCCTTCGTCGCCCAGTCCGCCCGCGGCCTGGGTCTGCCGGCGGTACCGCAGAAGGAGATCGACAAGGCGTCCACCATCGTCGAGCGCTTCATGAAGCGCTGGCGGGGCGAGCCGGACCCGCGGCACGTCAAGGCCGTCGACGCGTACTTCATCTCGGCCGCCGAGCACGGCCTGAACGCCTCCACCTTCACCGCCCGCATCGTCGCCTCCACCGGCGCGGACTCCGCCGCCTGCATCTCCTCCGGCATCGGCGCGCTCTCCGGGCCGCTGCACGGGGGCGCCCCGTCGCGGGTGCTCAACATGCTGGAGGCCGTTGAGCGCAGCGGCGACGCCGAGGGATATGTCAAGGGTGTCCTCGACCGGGGCGAACGGCTGATGGGCTTCGGCCACCGGGTCTACCGCGCGGAGGACCCGCGCGCCCGGGTGCTCCGCCGCACCGCCAGGGAACTGGGCGCACCCCGCTTCGAGATCGCCGAGGCGCTGGAGAAGGCCGCGTTGGCCGAGCTCCAGGCGCGTCGCCCGGACCGCGTGCTCGCCACCAACGTCGAGTTCTGGTCAGCCGTCGTGCTGGACTTCGCCGAGGTGCCGGCGCACATGTTCACCTCGATGTTCACCTGCGCCCGGATGGGTGGCTGGAGCGCGCACATCCTGGAGCAGAAGAAGCTCCAGCGACTCGTCCGCCCCTCCGCCCGCTACGTCGGCCCCGGCCCCCGCAAGCCGCACGAGGTCGACGGCTGGGATGCCGTCCCGCACGACGTCTGA
- the pdxH gene encoding pyridoxamine 5'-phosphate oxidase, whose product MRDTVSAAGMRDEYAAELGLTEADLAGDWHTQFHQWFTAAVAAGLPEPNAMVLGTADPAGRPSGRTVLLKGYDAEGFVLFTNHGSRKGAELAANPYASLVFPWITMQRQVIVTGLAERIDRAETEKYFASRPRGSQLGAWASSQSRVIPDRVTLEDEYRAAAERFADVEPVPAPPFWGGLRIRPDSVEFWQGRASRLHDRLRFRRTGDGGWVVERLAP is encoded by the coding sequence ATGCGGGACACAGTGTCGGCGGCGGGTATGCGGGACGAGTACGCGGCGGAGCTGGGCCTGACCGAGGCGGACCTGGCCGGTGACTGGCACACCCAGTTCCACCAGTGGTTCACCGCGGCGGTCGCGGCGGGGCTGCCCGAGCCGAACGCGATGGTGCTCGGCACGGCCGACCCCGCCGGCCGGCCGAGTGGCCGCACCGTGCTGCTCAAGGGGTACGACGCGGAGGGTTTCGTCCTCTTCACCAACCACGGGTCGCGCAAGGGTGCCGAACTGGCTGCCAACCCGTACGCCAGCCTGGTCTTCCCGTGGATCACGATGCAGCGTCAGGTGATCGTGACCGGGCTGGCGGAGCGGATCGACCGGGCGGAGACCGAGAAGTACTTCGCCAGCCGGCCGCGCGGCTCCCAGCTCGGCGCGTGGGCGAGCAGCCAGTCGCGGGTGATCCCGGACCGTGTGACGCTGGAGGACGAGTATCGGGCAGCCGCCGAGCGCTTCGCCGACGTCGAGCCGGTCCCCGCCCCGCCGTTCTGGGGCGGTTTGCGGATCCGCCCGGACAGCGTCGAGTTCTGGCAGGGGCGGGCCAGCCGGCTGCACGACCGGCTGCGGTTTCGGCGTACCGGCGACGGCGGCTGGGTGGTCGAGCGGCTGGCGCCGTGA